A region from the Drosophila takahashii strain IR98-3 E-12201 chromosome 2L, DtakHiC1v2, whole genome shotgun sequence genome encodes:
- the U2af38 gene encoding splicing factor U2af 38 kDa subunit codes for MAEYLASIFGTEKDKVNCSFYFKIGACRHGDRCSRIHNKPTFSQTVLLQNLYVNPQNSAKSADGSHLVANVSDEEMQEHYDNFFEDVFVECEDKYGEIEEMNVCDNLGDHLVGNVYIKFRNEADAEKAANDLNNRWFGGRPVYSELSPVTDFREACCRQYEMGECTRSGFCNFMHLKPISRELRRYLYSRRRRARSRSRSPGSRRRGSRSRSRSPGRRGGGRGDGVGGGNYLNNERDNMRGGNDRGNDRDRRKGGGGGGGGGGGRY; via the exons ATGGCCGAGTACTTGGCATCCATTTTTGGCACGGAAAAGGACAA GGTGAACTGCTCGTTCTACTTCAAGATCGGCGCCTGCCGCCACGGCGACCGCTGCTCGCGCATCCACAACAAGCCCACCTTCTCGCAGACGGTGCTGCTGCAGAATCTGTACGTGAACCCGCAGAACTCGGCCAAGTCCGCGGACGGATCGCACCTGGTGGCCAACGTGTCCGACGAGGAGATGCAGGAGCACTACGACAACTTCTTCGAGGACGTGTTCGTCGAGTGCGAGGACAAGTACGGCGAGATCGAGGAGATGAACGTGTGCGACAACCTGGGCGACCACCTGGTCGGCAACGTCTACATCAAGTTCCGCAACGAGGCGGACGCGGAGAAGGCGGCGAACGACCTGAACAACCGCTGGTTCGGCGGCCGCCCGGTCTACTCGGAGCTCTCGCCGGTCACCGACTTCCGCGAGGCCTGCTGCCGGCAGTACGAGATGGGCGAGTGCACCCGCTCCGGCTTCTGCAACTTCATGCACCTGAAGCCCATCTCGCGCGAGCTGCGGCGGTACCTCTACTCGCGCCGCCGTCGCGcccgctcccgctcccgctcgCCCGGCAGCCGGCGCCGCGGCTCCCGCAGCAGGTCCCGCTCCCCGGGACGGCGGGGCGGCGGAAGGGGCGACGGCGTGGGCGGCGGAAACTATCTGAACAACGAGCGGGACAATATGCGCGGCGGCAATGATCGCGGCAACGATCGCGATCGACGCAAAGGCGGCGGTGgaggtggcggcggcggcggtggacgGTATTAA
- the Stip1 gene encoding stress-induced-phosphoprotein 1, translated as MDKVNELKERGNQALNAEKFDEAVAAYTEAIALDGQNHVLYSNRSAAFAKAGKFQEALEDAEKTVQLNPTWPKGYSRKGAAAAGLHDYMKAFEAYNEGLKYDPTNAILLQGRQDITASALNYMQTHGDLPMDIDPQQQPRSRRAPSPPPAKPAEPPKPAEPRVEDMSEEERKKHFAKKEKELGNAAYKKKEFETALKHYNAAIEHDPTDITFYNNIAAVHFERKEFEECIRQCEKGIEVGRESRADFKLIAKSFARIGNTYRKLENFKQAKVYYEKAMSEHRTPEIKTSLSEVEAKIKEQERTAYINPEKAEEEKEQGNHFFKKGDYSSAVKHYTEAIKRNPDDPKLYSNRAACYTKLAAFDLGLKDCDTCIKLDEKFIKGYIRKGKILQGMQQQSKAQAAYQKALELDPNNAEAVEGYRQCSMNFQRNPQEVLKNAMSDPEIQQILKDPAMRMILEQMQNDPNAVKEHLQNPAIADKIMKLLESGIIQIH; from the exons ATGGACAAG GTGAACGAACTCAAGGAGAGGGGCAACCAGGCGCTAAACGCCGAGAAGTTCGACGAGGCGGTGGCGGCGTACACAGAGGCCATCGCGCTGGACGGCCAGAACCATGTGCTCTACAGCAACCGCTCGGCGGCGTTCGCCAAGGCGGGCAAGTTCCAGGAGGCGCTGGAGGACGCGGAGAAGACCGTGCAGCTGAATCCCACCTGGCCGAAGGGCTACTCCCGCAAAGGAGCGGCCGCGGCGGGCCTGCACGACTACATGAAGGCCTTCGAGGCGTACAACGAGG GTCTCAAGTACGATCCCACCAACGCCATACTGCTGCAGGGGCGCCAGGACATCACCGCCTCGGCCCTGAACTACATGCAGACCCACGGCGACCTGCCCATGGACATAGatccccagcagcagccgcgCAGCCGGCGGGCTCCGTCGCCGCCGCCAGCGAAACCAGCTGAGCCCCCGAAGCCCGCCGAGCCTCGCGTGGAGGATATGAGCGAGGAGGAGCGCAAGAAGCACTTCGCCAAGAAGGAGAAGGAACTCGGCAACGCGGCCTACAAGAAGAAGGAGTTCGAGACGGCCCTCAAGCACTACAACGCGGCCATCGAGCACGATCCCACGGACATCACGTTCTACAACAACATCGCCGCCGTGCACTTCGAGCGCAAGGAGTTCGAGGAGTGCATCCGGCAGTGCGAGAAGGGCATCGAGGTGGGCCGCGAGAGCCGCGCCGACTTCAAGCTGATAGCCAAGTCCTTCGCCCGCATCGGCAACACCTACCGCAAGCTGGAGAACTTCAAGCAGGCGAAGGTCTACTACGAGAAGGCCATGTCCGAGCACCGCACGCCCGAGATCAAGACCTCGCTGAGCGAGGTGGAGGCCAAGATCAAGGAGCAGGAGCGCACGGCCTACATCAACCCGGAGAAGgccgaggaggagaaggagcaggGCAATCACTTCTTCAAGAAGGGCGACTACAGCAGCGCCGTGAAGCACTACACGGAGGCCATCAAGCGCAACCCCGACGATCCGAAGCTGTACAGCAACCGCGCCGCCTGCTACACCAAGCTGGCCGCCTTCGATCTCGGCCTGAAGGACTGCGACACCTGCATCAAGCTGGACGAGAAGTTCATCAAGGGCTACATCCGCAAGGGCAAGATCCTGCAGGGCATGCAGCAGCAGTCGAAGGCCCAGGCCGCCTACCAGAAGGCCCTCGAGCTGGACCCCAACAACGCGGAGGCCGTCGAGGGCTACCGCCAGTGCTCGATGAACTTCCAGCGCAATCCGCAGGAGGTGCTCAAGAACGCCATGTCCGATCCGGAGATCCAGCAGATCCTCAAGGACCCGGCCATGCGAATGATTCTCGAGCAGATGCAGAACGACCCGAATGCGGTGAAAGA